One Pangasianodon hypophthalmus isolate fPanHyp1 chromosome 7, fPanHyp1.pri, whole genome shotgun sequence genomic window, GTTTGAGCCTTGTTTCACCAGGCTTGACTCTGTTGTAATATTTATCTCAGTTTCCACTTCCTCTTCCTTGTTGTCTGGCTGTGGAGGCTCTGGATTGCTAGATCCACTGGTTCTATCAGGTTCTCCATGCTCAGGTGTGGAGATTTTGTTAACCTCTACGTTTTCATCCTGTGTCTGGTTGGAGTCCTGTGGAGTCTCTGATTCTCCAGAATGTTCCATCACTGTCTCTGGTTGAACGCAAGGTGTAGATGCTGCTGTTTCTGATGCCTCTTGATCTACTGTGATATTATTGCCACTTCTCTTTTCTTCGTCCAGGACGGTTTCCTCCCCTGGTGCGTCACTAATCTGTGCCTCCTTCTCTATCTCTTCTGAatgctctctctcaccttcCTGCTCTTGCTGTGTCCTTTCTTCATCGGTATTGTTTCCGCTTTCACAGCGTTCACCTTTCACATGATCTTCCTCTTGAACAGAGGGTGCTTGTTCCTCTGCATCCTTCTGCTCTTTCGGAGTTTGCACATTTGAATGCATTTCTTCATCCGTTTCCAAACTTCGTTGTACTTCGTTTTTCTGTTCGCTGTCTTCCTGTTGCTGCTGCTCATCTTTAGGGACGTCTTCTTCGTGTATGAGACATGTTTTGAGCTTCTCTTCTTCATTATCACtatttgcttgtttgtcttCCTCCTGTATTTCTACCTCCTGCTTGCTGCTGTTTgcctttatttccttttcttcctgtatttccacttcctgttcactGCTGTTTGCCTTTATTTGCTTTTCTTCCTGTATTTCTACCTCCTGCTTGCTGCTGTTTgcctttatttccttttcttcctgtatttccacttcctgttcactGCTGTTTGCCTTTATTTGCTTTTCTTCCTGtatttccacttcctgttcactGCTGTTTgcctttatttccttttcttcctgtatttccacttcctgttcGATGCTGTTTgcctttatttccttttcttcctgtATTTCTACCTCCTGTTCGCTGCTGTTTgcctttatttccttttcttcctgtatttccacttcctgttcactGCTGTTTGCCTTTATTTCCTTGTCTTCCTGtatttccacttcctgttcGCTGCTGTTTgcctttatttccttttcttcctgtatttccacttcctgttcactGCTGTTTgcctttatttccttttcttctggtatttccacttcctgttcactGCTGTTTGCCGTTATTTCCTTTTCTTCCGGtatttccacttcctgttcGTTGCTTACTTCCTCTTCAGTGCTGCCCATCtgtatttcttcttcttgtttttggcTATTTGTCCCtatttcctcttcctgtttaCTACTATCCATCTGCATTTCCTCTTCAAGTTTACTGTTCATTCCATTTTCCTGCTCCTGTTCACAAGTACAGGTATATATTTCCTGTCCCTGTGTGTCAGTATTTACCTCGACTTCCACTTCCTGTTGAGTGATATTCACTTCCTCTTCTTGTGTGCTGATATTAAGTTGTACCTCCTCTTCAGGTTTACAGGTCTTAATTTCAGTTTTCTCTTCCTGTTTACTTCTGTTTTCCTGTGTTTCCTCTTCAagtttgtttcttgtttcctcttcctcctctagTTGGGAAGGTTGTGATTCCTCTTGTTGTGTTTCAGCCTCCGGCTGGTCTTGATGTGTTGAAATTTCTTCGTCCTGGTCATCTCTGGGAGTCTGTACTTTCTTTTTGCCATGCTGTTTTTCTATTTCCTGTTGACAGTTACCTGTTTGTAGATCATCTTCTTTCTGGCTGGAAGGTGGCCTTGTTTCTTCTTCAGGTATaccactgtctgtgtgtgatggGATGGCGGTGACAGGTGCATCATTCTCATCCTCCTCAAACACAGTGGCACTGTGATCTGACGATTCAGAACTCCGCTGTGTTTCCGTATCTGATATACGATGTGTGTTACGGTCTTTCTTTGAAGGTGTACTGAACTCCTGTGGTGTCTTCTCTGTCTTCGTCCGTAGCTCTCCGGCTACACCACACACGCTCGCCCTCCTTTTCTCTTCATCGTCACTGTCCTGTTTTGAGAACCCTCGTCCCTCCCACTCCTCAGTCTCTGCTTTactccctctcttcctccattTTTTACGAAGGATTGCCGGAGAGAGAGACGAATGCGAACGCATCAGAGGAACACTCAGGTTCCcgctctgtctctccttcttttcgttctccttctccttttccTTCCCTTTCTCCCATATCATATGGCATCCATGGCAACGATCTCGAGGGTCAAAGGTCGAGCCCGGGTGCTCTTTCCTCCATTTCTCTAACTCCTTTTCAGTTTGTCGCTGGAGCTCTGCCAAGGACAGAGGTACCGAACACACCTAAGATAAAGGAGAGAATGAGAATCAGTCTCACGTCTGGTTTTCATATAGTTAGCTACTATTGTTTGCTAGAGCTTTCCTGTGGGTTAAgtgcaaaaacatgcaggtaggcatACAGTCTTCCTAGGAAAGGTTTTGGATCcaccaggattttttttaaaaaaaaatcctgctctGTTAAATGTCATTAATTTCTGCTTTAGGGTTTATGAGGGCTGTTTCCCTGACTCCTAACTGCCCAAATAATTGGAGTTCAGTCTCAATCAATTTAGTAGGGAaaatgtaagtgcagacagtgtatctACCATGTACACTTGATCTATGATGTACAATTCTTTTTTATGATAAGATTGGGACAGGGAAAAGGGGATTACGGAGTGAATAATGGCCATACCAAATGATGATAATAAGGAATATTACCGCAAATCAGAAAGGCGTGCGCACcatggtgaccttgtttccttGTTTCCACTGTGGTCTTATTTTTCctgagatctggcaaccctCAGTGATCACcattatttatctttttctcATGTTTAGAGAACCTGGGGTTTCACAGAAGCTGGAGTTTCTATTTTAAGTAGATATTCTATTGACCACTGCTAGAATGTGAGGAgaacttcaccaaatattacaaaaaaaatgttctgattAAAAAAGACTCGCTTTTAATTATGCAACTGTAAGCATGGTTAGTCCAGTTTGAGCACTGGTCCCACCCAAACTACTCACCTCTTGAATAAAGGCGTCGGCTTGTTCATGTTGGACACGCCCCCTAACTGACCGCAGTCTCTCCAGAgtctccatctggccctcacacTCTTTTCGTTGTCGAGCCTCTCCTAAGCACCGTCGCACTAAAACCACAGCCACCTGAAACAGCACGCGtacacctgcaacacacacacacatgtatcaGTCTCGCTTTGTAAAGGTATATAGTCAAACCTGCATAAATCATTCGTCACCATTGCAGAAGAAGAGGTCCCAGACACGGAGTAAAGTGTTGAAGGGCAGGTGGCGGCTATACAGacacatcagccaatcagtggCAAACATAAGAGGCTCCACCCCCTGTCTCTGCATGTGTTTGTATGCAGCTGGACACGTCCTTTTTAGCACGCTAAAGAGAATCGCAGCATCGAACAAAACTCCTTCCTGTGGAGACAGAAAGTGCAAAATGGACCATAAAAACTATGACATTTTTCTCCCCAAAGAAATGTGCATTTTCTCCCCAAAGAAAATGTGCTGTGGCTTGTTGTAATTCTGCCCTACCAGCAGGGGGCTGTAGTAGCCAGGGAGGTAGAGTTCGCTGATCTGTACCAAACACCAGAACGCTTCCTGAAATTGTCATGGAATATGCAGttgtattataattttataaaatgactAGTTCGGTTTCCCAACATAATCATCGGCATACAAACGGTTAACAAATTAAAGGAAGTTTGAGAAATTAGTTTTTTGACAAATTAAGGTTTTGGGCCGTGACAAGcaaccagaacagcttcaatgcaccatagcatagattctacaagacTCTGGAATCTCTGGAGTATAACTGGTGGGATGAACACTGTTCTTCGACAAGATACTttcctcagttggtgtttttaTGGAGAACGCTGTCTAAAACAttactccaaaatctcccataggtgttcagctCGGGCTCAGTTTGGGCTGAGatctaatcagtgtgaaaaccaTAGTATATGCTTTACATCCTCAACAAACCATTCAGTGTgccctcgtgccctgtggatgggggcggagtcatcctggaaggtACCATTCCCATCGGGATAGTGATCTGTCATAATATCTATGCACTGATTTGCAGTGGTACTTCCATCTAATGGGACCCAAACCATaccagcaaaaataaatgccccccaCAGTATAATGGAGCCATCATTTCCATTAATTTGTCACCAATCTGTATGTACACAATTAGTCTTAAATTAGGTTATATGTCCTCTACCTCCATGGGCATGTTCATTAGTAGCACTGCTGCCACGGGACCCTGCGCCTGGCAGTACCCCTCATCAGGCCGAAATTGAGTGTACGCCTTCAGAACCTGCAACAAGCCCTGCTGGCTTCTCATaagaaagcaaaaagaaatataaaaacataaatttgtATTAGCTTCACTGTAACCCCTGCTGAAACAAATCcaagctgccaaaacacaggctgagctggTAAGTCCTCCTAGACCAGAgtgtgttaaattaaatgtgaatCACTTTAATTGAAATATATGATCTCATTTACGGACACTAGATCTGCGAGTCCTGGACTGTCCATCTCCCTTACTGAGGTGCAGTTTTCTTGAAACAATTTAGTAGTGGTAAATCATCATCTTCTACCAGTTTCACCAGCACGACCTATATTTTGGCACCTGGTAGCTTGTTAGAACAAGCTGGATTTATCAGCAGGGACATGAATGATTGTTAAGGAGAGGAACAGAGAAGAAGACTGCTTTTACCCATGGCTGTCTTTGGATTGAAACATCTCGTGGAAGGGAAActgcctgtctgtgtctctcttgaTGACATCAATCCAGCTTTGCTGACCCGGGGACAACTCCAGAGTCttacagaaagaaataaacagggGAATGAAACACAAACTAGAACTGACAGGTCAGAACAGGTTATGGGAAACCCTGACCTGTTCTGACCTGTCAGTTCTAGTTCTAACCCTGTCAATCAATAGCTGCTTTCCACTGACTAGTTGCTGTTGTCTAAACTGGAACCATTTCACTTGTTTCCATGCCAAAACAGACAGTTCTTGACTGGCAAAACTAGTTTGGTTCCAGCACCAACAACTAGTGACATCAGGGACCTGGGGGCAGTGCcatttgtttataaaatataagcAACTCAAATTAGGTTTATTGGACAAAGGAGGAAACAGAATATTTTGCTAGCAACTTCAACAAGTTACAGAACCCcaggggttctttggatggttaactGCTAATGGGGCTCTATGTAGAACTGTTAATGGTTCCCCCAAAGAGATCCACTGATCAGCGAGGCTTGgcaacaaatccaaactcaGGACTATCCGTATCCTGAATAATGAGCATGTCATTTTGCCATCACATGTTAGTTTCCTAtgtgttctccagtttcctcacacctaccacaaacatgcacaaatttccactaggtgtgaatgaatgtgtgtgtgtgtgcatggcaccctgagatggactggcattccatccagggtgtatcctTGCCTCCTGCCCAGTGGTCCTGGGacaaaccctgaccaggatgaagcagttactgaaatgaatgaatgaatgaatgttgctCCATAGGCACCTGGAAGTTTGCAATGAAATGTAGGTACAGGTCATTAAATGGCATAATGATGTGAGCTGACCTCCATAATGTGATGACCATGGAGAAAGATGTGTTCtagaataatgataataaaatgtctGGAAGGATGTATAGACAGGCAGtgattactttctttctttttctttcctctacTGCTCATTAACATATTCACTCACTTTGTAGAGATCTTTGTTATTCTCTTTCCTCTGTTTCGCTCCACACAGCAGGGGCCAGCACCTGGCCCTGACAGACGCTGGGATGCCCTTCTGACACTTAGCTTTGATCTGTAGCcaagagaggatgaggatgatgaggatgatgatgaggatgatgatgatgatgtaggaGATTTTGGGTTTCTGACAGCATGATGAATGATAAATAGTgaacatttctgtcttttttcacaAACATACCTTACTGTGCTTCTTCTCTAGCACCTGATCCCACTGGTTCATAAGGGTGATCCATTTCATTTCACGGTGTCTCACCAACTCGGGACAGGGGTCATCACTGCTGGTGACAGCATGTAAACAATACTGTAGTAAGGTTCAGGTATGCttattatagatagatagatagatagatagatagatagatagatagatagatctctttgttttttgttctgtaaAAAGGTCAGACACAGATATTAGGTATTACACAGGTATTACAGTTCTCTATTCAACTAGGTGACATAtgcagtatatttttaaaaatgcccaATTTCTTACAACACAGGTTGAttcatactaaaaaaaaaggatatacaTGCATGTAAAATACCTTTCTTATACAATCAATTCAATTACATAAGTAGTCTCCTTTACACAAAATGAATCTATGACAATAAAGACATTACTGACAAACCTATGACAGTAACGACATTACTGACAAATCtatgaaaataatgacattacTGACAAATCtatgaaaataatgacattactgacaatttcatgacatttttctgttttgaaaaaaaagaagcacacaccaataacattttagatagcaaaatataaaatgaaaaacctgtatacatttttttaatgtatttatggtAATATTTATTAGATAATACAGCAAGATGTGCtactatacacatacagtatacagtatgtacatatattcatatacacacaatgcAAAGGTTTGCATTCTCTTACCACAAAATCATTAATTCAACTAAACATTTAATGCTAAATTTAAAGGTCTCCTGCTGTTTGTTTCTGCAATTTTTGTAACTCTGTATAGCATTTTACAGCAGGTCGCATTGCCACTCCACAGCTCCAGGcttcctggtttgatcctgatttCAGGTAATTGTCTGCCTGCATCACTGTGTTCTTCTGGGTTTCCTCTGCATTCTCCGATTCCCCCCCACCTCCCAAATTTAGTTGGATTAATTACCTTAAGTTTAAAGTAAACATGTTGCTTGTAGCCAAATAGGAATATTCCAATGGGGCACATtcaaagaaattaattaaagcaTGTCAATAGGGATGCAAAGTTTCTAATAAACTTCCTAAATCTTTCAAATAAAGATAACTGACGACTCAATTGCTGTAATATTTCAGCTGTGTATTCTGTACACCCAAAAACCAAgtggtatgcaaacttttgcactcatctATATGGGTCAATATGTTACAAGGTATACTGCAATGTATTTCCGTTGCATAAGGGCCATCCGTGCAGCTTTGTATGTTTTCTCTCACTGTTTACATTTGACCTAACTGAAGCACTGTTCCTTGTCCACACCATTGCAACAGGCAGCCTTTAAATGTAAGTGTCTAGGATTATCAGCCTACAAAGCACAGCTATCATAATAaacaccctaacacacacacacacatacacacacaacaggaaACCACACTCTGACAAGGCCAATATCACCATGGTAATGTGGCAGGATGTTGAGAGCAACAGAGAAAGTAATTGTAGGTGACGGTTGAGAATAAGTTGACAAAAATCCTTactgcagacacacactaagctgaacacacacctcttacacagtgtgtgtgtgtgtaagtgtgtatgtatgtgtttgttaaCACTGACCTGTCATTATTTGTGTCTCCGTTAACAAGTAGGAATCCATAACGGTCTGTTTTAGTCTTTGAGGAGTCGGAGGTGCTCTCTCCGTCTTCTCTCTCGTCCGAACAGAGAGACATCacctgaaagaaagagagatttcAACTCAGGAGCAAGAAAATCAACAATAATCCggatattaattattttcctcacAGTGATGACTGAGCTGTTTCGACACACCTAAACCTCACATCCTCTGCATCATTTCTCTTGCTTAAGcatgtgagtttgtgtgtgagttgtacagctttttttgggaaatggaaGATGAAAAAtggaagatgaaaatgaaaaatttgaGAAGAGAAGCATAAAGTACTTACCTTCAGATGTACTGTTTAACTATAAGGTGCAATTGTGCTGCTATGGAAGGGAAgacagaactgaaaaaaagacttCCGCTGTAgcggttgtgtgtgtgagtgtgtgtgtgtgtgtgcatgatccTGTGCACATGCTTGAGGAAAGTTCACAAACAAGCCTTGATTGAAAGGGACCAGACTAAAGCTAGTACATTTAATCTATAATGAGATTGGTAATCCTAATAGTGCAGAGTTAAACCTGTAGCAAGAGTTTGAGATTAAGTGCTAGGATGTGTGCGTAtgagtgtaaaatgtgtgtttgggttCAAGAGTAAACAAGTGTGAATCTTTTACACTTTCCATCCAAGATTGCTTCAGATATCATTGAATGTGGTATAATATGAGCTGATGTTTGCCTGGtccttttctgtttctctgtatgtTATTGTGATGTCTGGGGAATGATGTCTTTTGTCTGTTCTACTCTTCCTGACAACCAGGAAAGTAATAAACATCTGTGGTTCAGTGTTGCATTGCCTCCTCATTTGCCATGATATCTCTGAGAGGTGTGTTACTCTTATGCAAACTTCATGCAGGCTTAATACATTGGTTGAAAGCATCATTGCAGTGTTCTAGGAATTTTCACCAAATTTCTTGATAATTTATGAAGACTAGGTAGCACGGTTCTACATCAGGTAGTGTTGCCAGGATTctcggttcgatcctgagctcaaggTGCTGCATGTATGGAgtctcacatgttctccccatgtccgtgtgggtttctgGTTACTTTCCACCTACcaaaaaaaatgccagtaggtggattggctgtaCTAAATTGCCCCCAGATGTGACTGAATGGGTGTATGGTGCTCTGTGATCTACTGGTGTCCCATTCCGTGTCTGTTTCCACATTACACCCAGTTTCtatgggatagactccagatccagcTCAACCCTAATCATCAGTTgttgaagatgaaggaatgatCTCATTATTAAGCCTATAAAGTCAATACAATAATGTCATTATGCGACTAACAAATCAGAATCTGTCAATGCAACTTTGTCCTATAATATCCTGTTTAAAACCTGGACATGCCACTGATACCAACAAGGTGAAACAGAAAGAAGATCTGAAGCTTTTCCACTCTGTGACTGCCCTGAAAGCAAAGTTGTTATCCCTTTGCTTTGTGGAATTGCActgtctttttccttttcagtatTTCATTGTTCGTTTCACTCTATTCACTGCCAGCACTGTCCTGGTTTAATCAGTCTCATTATTCCACGATAGTGTAGATACACTGTTCTAATGATGAgactgtccgtctgtctgtctgtctgtctgtctgtctagtATGAGGTCACTGATTTTTCTATACTGAAAATTATACTCTATGGACAGCCTGGTTGTGTTGTCTCCCCTGACACCAGTTTGGACATGTTAATCCACTGGGGATTATATAAAATGATCATCTGCTGTGCACACAAGGCTGTAGCAAGAATAAATAATCTCTTCAATATTTTCAGTTTCAAGtgctcaaagaaaaaaaaaacattttctttcaatttCTGTGAACTGCATAATTTTCTGTACTATTGCTGCGTGCAAACATGATATCAATACCACAAAAGGGAGGGgacattatttatagtattGCTTAAACTTTTGTcataagggtgtgtgtgtgtgtgtgttaagtaaagaataaaacacaaggcAGTGTGCATTATAGTAAAATAGTCAATGGtgaagtggtgtgatgtgacacAACACAAatcgaagttgattattttccaataaaagcacatcctgaagtgttttattcctcttatgcaaCAGCATTTTTGccagttacatttttttattttattatacaacatgtccatttttattcttttatagttacatttattgttgtgtatacatttacatttatggcatttggcagacgcccttatccagagcgacttacaatagtatCCCCCAagaaacaagtgagttcctgttgttaGTTACGGTGCAACTGCTATAAACCTTATAAAGAAGTCCTTCCTTCGTCCAGCCTTTCTTGTGATGGTTTGGAGCAAATGCGTGTTCAGAAAATTTCTACTGACTTTGCTGTCTTGCTGTACTGCCGAATGTAAACAGTGCCACCGGAGACACAAGATTTGTGCTATTTTGAAATGGAAATAGGTCATACCCCAAGTAGCCCATTTGCAAAAATTTAGAGAAAATCTCAGCCCGCTTGTTGCGCTGTTGCTTTGTCGCTGTCACTGAAATCACGCTTTCGTGTCGCACGCATACGTACAAAATAAACGGCCACCTGTCGCTTTGTCACTCACTAGTGtgcataacataacataacataacataacataaggCGTTTGGATATGTAAATAAGCACGACGATatgatgaatatgcaaattagttgaCGTATGACATCATCTGGTGACTTGTTGCGCGCATAACCGACTTTCCCCTGAAACCCGCTGGCAGCACTGAGAACAGTAATGTAATTGAGAACTGATATTTGCGTCAGAAGAAGTGAAATATTCTCaggaagccaaaaaaaaaataaaataaaataaataaataaataaaaataataataatccgtATAAAGCTCGCGGCTCCGTCGCAGTGAAAACACGCGCCACAGCGCGGCGATATTTAGAGCGCGCGCGGTTTCTCTCCTCAACACCCCCCGCCCCGCCTTTTCCCTCAGCAGCGTCACGTGGCGCGGGCGGAAGCGTTTATGTGACCGGCGCACGCTGAATCGCGCGCGGGCGCTGCCATTTGCTCTTTTCTTCGTATCGCGTCGCGCGGCACACAAAGTGCTAAGATGTAAGagtgacctgtttttttttttttcttctttttttaaatcaaaattttcCCTTTTCCAAAAACTTGAGCTTTAATGCAGCCGACACTTACCCCAACACTTTAACGGAGgcattagattactgtaatggcgtatttatattttagtagTTTGCTTGTATTTTTAAAAGGCATGGCTAGGCGTTGTATGTGCTAGAGCTTTTAGCATGGTGTTAGCATGGCTGTAGCTTAGCACCTTTACAAAATACGACTTTTTACTTCAGTTCGTGTTTTAGCTCACAATTTTATTTGATATATGTTaacttttaagtgtttttgCCTCTTTTTCAGGGCGAACAGAAGCGTTTGAGGCCtagcgtgtgtgttttttagggCAGAGCCTGTTAGCGTTAGCATTAATATTAGCATCATTAGCGGGTTAGCATCAGGAAAGCGGGTTTTGTTCCAGTTGAAACTAGAAAAGTGCGGCAACGCGATAAAGCGTCATCGTTAGCAGGATATCGGGTTAAATTCTTTACAGTACTGAGTGGTTTTAGAGGCGATGGTAAAATGTTTCAGCGTTGAAGGCCTGTGAGATCTCAATCCAGCGTTTTTCCTGACTTTAACACGCATTtctttaacaggagtgtgtgtctgtgtgtgtgtacgcgctGGTGGCCTGTGCGCCATTTAGTGCatgttgttttgtattttcGGGGCCAGGAGTTTTAGAAAGCTGTGAGTGCGGATTTTGTGTTCCGGCCCTTTTGTCTGCGCTTCATAACCATCccgccatctctctctctctctctctctgtctctctctctctctctgtctctctctcacacacagagtccCGCTGCTGAGTCACAATTTAACACACTCTCAACCATGGCAGAGAACGACCCACAGGTTCAGTTTAAGGTAAACTGTACATCTTTTATATTACTGTCTTTTTACATAAGCAATTTTGGATCCTGCTATAATGGCCAgcttgtggagaaaaaaaaatccatgggAATAACTATTAAGCATCACAGCTAGGCAGGAAGTTTCATGTCTGAGAGAGGAGCTTGTGCagatctagaaaaaaaaaaaatacagatttcaagtcatttgtttctgtgtttggttAAAGTATTGAAATTCAAGTTATGAATTAATTGATTCAAGTTATGAATTAACTATGGTCTCTTCCTGAATCTGACATGTTTCCTATTCTGCACCAACACTGCATCAAATGTACCGTTTTCCGTTTTCACAATGCGCTTAGTCGATCTAGACACTCGGCCAGAGCCTTATCAATCTGTGAAGTGTACTCGGGACTGTTCTGGCAGTTACGTAACGGTTTCTTCCATCCACAGCTGGTTCTCGTAGGAGATGGAGGCACGGGAAAGACCACCTTTGTGAAGAGGCACTTGACAGGAGAGTTTGAAAAGAAATATGTCGGTACGTGTGTAAAATATCGCAAGAATGCAGTGAGTGGAAAGATTTGTCGTTGAATACAAGCGCAGTGAGAATATGGATCGTGTGATTCCAGAAGGATTTCcttatatttaagattttactAAACACTGTTGCATGTACATGTTGtatgtgaaatatattaaactattaaatcTTATGATTGGTGCTTAACATGGAGTGAAATacaataaatttattatttttattattatttattatttttcctaaaCCATTGTTTAAACTTCATTTAATCTTTATTGTGCCATTTGACAcagtaatttttattattattatttttaaaccattCTGTTGCTCAAAAGCCATTATAACTAAACTATATCCTGTGTTTTCCTGCAGCAACTCTGGGTGTTGAAGTGCACCCCTTGGTCTTCCACACTAACAGAGGAGCAATCAAATACAACGTGTGGGACACAGCCGGACAGGAGAAGTTCGGAGGCCTGCGAGACGGATACTACATTCAAGGTACCTTCTACTCCTACATCAGTTTTGTAGCTTTGAGCGTTCTCGTCATACGCACTCTAGTGTCCAGGTACGTGTGT contains:
- the tbc1d10c gene encoding trichohyalin isoform X1, with amino-acid sequence MSLCSDEREDGESTSDSSKTKTDRYGFLLVNGDTNNDSSDDPCPELVRHREMKWITLMNQWDQVLEKKHSKIKAKCQKGIPASVRARCWPLLCGAKQRKENNKDLYKTLELSPGQQSWIDVIKRDTDRQFPFHEMFQSKDSHGQQGLLQVLKAYTQFRPDEGYCQAQGPVAAVLLMNMPMEEAFWCLVQISELYLPGYYSPLLEGVLFDAAILFSVLKRTCPAAYKHMQRQGVEPLMFATDWLMCLYSRHLPFNTLLRVWDLFFCNGVRVLFQVAVVLVRRCLGEARQRKECEGQMETLERLRSVRGRVQHEQADAFIQEVCSVPLSLAELQRQTEKELEKWRKEHPGSTFDPRDRCHGCHMIWEKGKEKEKENEKKERQSGNLSVPLMRSHSSLSPAILRKKWRKRGSKAETEEWEGRGFSKQDSDDEEKRRASVCGVAGELRTKTEKTPQEFSTPSKKDRNTHRISDTETQRSSESSDHSATVFEEDENDAPVTAIPSHTDSGIPEEETRPPSSQKEDDLQTGNCQQEIEKQHGKKKVQTPRDDQDEEISTHQDQPEAETQQEESQPSQLEEEEETRNKLEEETQENRSKQEEKTEIKTCKPEEEVQLNISTQEEEVNITQQEVEVEVNTDTQGQEIYTCTCEQEQENGMNSKLEEEMQMDSSKQEEEIGTNSQKQEEEIQMGSTEEEVSNEQEVEIPEEKEITANSSEQEVEIPEEKEIKANSSEQEVEIQEEKEIKANSSEQEVEIQEDKEIKANSSEQEVEIQEEKEIKANSSEQEVEIQEEKEIKANSIEQEVEIQEEKEIKANSSEQEVEIQEEKQIKANSSEQEVEIQEEKEIKANSSKQEVEIQEEKQIKANSSEQEVEIQEEKEIKANSSKQEVEIQEEDKQANSDNEEEKLKTCLIHEEDVPKDEQQQQEDSEQKNEVQRSLETDEEMHSNVQTPKEQKDAEEQAPSVQEEDHVKGERCESGNNTDEERTQQEQEGEREHSEEIEKEAQISDAPGEETVLDEEKRSGNNITVDQEASETAASTPCVQPETVMEHSGESETPQDSNQTQDENVEVNKISTPEHGEPDRTSGSSNPEPPQPDNKEEEVETEINITTESSLVKQGSNPNPQLRLRRSSSSHTSYPTILSEDTFKDPQQCVKPESCPQTTKEDESNITQPTQTQSSKLEDPQKPQTQVFSTQSKSDKPKRRGLFHRLRADTPSKSTIPKIVIQDFSEVEEKLSSKERRRRRRMQERKEKEEEKERKKLEKELEKEKERERKKPQTRGKSFQVPSRKQDDYDDVFSGRSSSQTIGHNRNSESYF
- the tbc1d10c gene encoding trichohyalin isoform X2, whose amino-acid sequence is MSLCSDEREDGESTSDSSKTKTDRYGFLLVNGDTNNDSDDPCPELVRHREMKWITLMNQWDQVLEKKHSKIKAKCQKGIPASVRARCWPLLCGAKQRKENNKDLYKTLELSPGQQSWIDVIKRDTDRQFPFHEMFQSKDSHGQQGLLQVLKAYTQFRPDEGYCQAQGPVAAVLLMNMPMEEAFWCLVQISELYLPGYYSPLLEGVLFDAAILFSVLKRTCPAAYKHMQRQGVEPLMFATDWLMCLYSRHLPFNTLLRVWDLFFCNGVRVLFQVAVVLVRRCLGEARQRKECEGQMETLERLRSVRGRVQHEQADAFIQEVCSVPLSLAELQRQTEKELEKWRKEHPGSTFDPRDRCHGCHMIWEKGKEKEKENEKKERQSGNLSVPLMRSHSSLSPAILRKKWRKRGSKAETEEWEGRGFSKQDSDDEEKRRASVCGVAGELRTKTEKTPQEFSTPSKKDRNTHRISDTETQRSSESSDHSATVFEEDENDAPVTAIPSHTDSGIPEEETRPPSSQKEDDLQTGNCQQEIEKQHGKKKVQTPRDDQDEEISTHQDQPEAETQQEESQPSQLEEEEETRNKLEEETQENRSKQEEKTEIKTCKPEEEVQLNISTQEEEVNITQQEVEVEVNTDTQGQEIYTCTCEQEQENGMNSKLEEEMQMDSSKQEEEIGTNSQKQEEEIQMGSTEEEVSNEQEVEIPEEKEITANSSEQEVEIPEEKEIKANSSEQEVEIQEEKEIKANSSEQEVEIQEDKEIKANSSEQEVEIQEEKEIKANSSEQEVEIQEEKEIKANSIEQEVEIQEEKEIKANSSEQEVEIQEEKQIKANSSEQEVEIQEEKEIKANSSKQEVEIQEEKQIKANSSEQEVEIQEEKEIKANSSKQEVEIQEEDKQANSDNEEEKLKTCLIHEEDVPKDEQQQQEDSEQKNEVQRSLETDEEMHSNVQTPKEQKDAEEQAPSVQEEDHVKGERCESGNNTDEERTQQEQEGEREHSEEIEKEAQISDAPGEETVLDEEKRSGNNITVDQEASETAASTPCVQPETVMEHSGESETPQDSNQTQDENVEVNKISTPEHGEPDRTSGSSNPEPPQPDNKEEEVETEINITTESSLVKQGSNPNPQLRLRRSSSSHTSYPTILSEDTFKDPQQCVKPESCPQTTKEDESNITQPTQTQSSKLEDPQKPQTQVFSTQSKSDKPKRRGLFHRLRADTPSKSTIPKIVIQDFSEVEEKLSSKERRRRRRMQERKEKEEEKERKKLEKELEKEKERERKKPQTRGKSFQVPSRKQDDYDDVFSGRSSSQTIGHNRNSESYF